A genomic region of Zalophus californianus isolate mZalCal1 chromosome 1, mZalCal1.pri.v2, whole genome shotgun sequence contains the following coding sequences:
- the LXN gene encoding latexin isoform X2: MEIPPTHFPASRAASVAENCINYQQGTPHKVFLVQTIKQASMEDIPGRGHKYCLKFSVEEIIQKQVTLNCTAEVLYPLMGQDTAPEVNFTFEGEIGKNPDKEDNTFYQRLKSMKEPFEAQNIPDSFGNVSPEMKPVRHLAWVACGYIIWQNSTENTWYKMVKIQTVKQVQRNDDFIELDYTILLHDIASQH; this comes from the exons ATGGAAATCCCCCCGacccacttcccagcctccagggcaGCCTCGGTGGCGGAGAACTGCATCAACTACCAGCAGGGGACCCCCCACAAGGTGTTTCTGGTGCAGACTATCAAACAAGCCAGCATGGAG GATATTCCGGGAAGAGGACACAAGTATTGCCTTAAATTTTCTGTGGAAGAAATTATCCAAAAA CAAGTTACACTGAACTGCACAGCTGAAGTACTTTACCCTCTAATGGGACAAGATACTGCACCAGAAGTCAACTTCACATTTGAAGGAGAAATTGGAAAGAATCCAGATAAAGAAGATAACACATTTTATCAAAGACTCAAGTCCATGAAGGAACCATTTGAAGCACAAAATATTCCAG ACAGTTTTGGAAATGTATCTCCAGAAATGAAGCCAGTTCGACACTTAGCCTGGGTTGCCTGTGGTTATATAATATGGCAGAATTCTACCGAAAACACATggtataaaatggtaaaaattcaAACTGTCAAGCAAGTG cAAAGAAATGATGACTTCATTGAGTTAGACTACACCATTCTACTTCATGACATTGCATCTCAG CATTAG
- the LXN gene encoding latexin isoform X1: MEIPPTHFPASRAASVAENCINYQQGTPHKVFLVQTIKQASMEDIPGRGHKYCLKFSVEEIIQKQVTLNCTAEVLYPLMGQDTAPEVNFTFEGEIGKNPDKEDNTFYQRLKSMKEPFEAQNIPDSFGNVSPEMKPVRHLAWVACGYIIWQNSTENTWYKMVKIQTVKQVQRNDDFIELDYTILLHDIASQEMIPWQMQVLWHPQYGTKVKHNSRLPKEAQLE, from the exons ATGGAAATCCCCCCGacccacttcccagcctccagggcaGCCTCGGTGGCGGAGAACTGCATCAACTACCAGCAGGGGACCCCCCACAAGGTGTTTCTGGTGCAGACTATCAAACAAGCCAGCATGGAG GATATTCCGGGAAGAGGACACAAGTATTGCCTTAAATTTTCTGTGGAAGAAATTATCCAAAAA CAAGTTACACTGAACTGCACAGCTGAAGTACTTTACCCTCTAATGGGACAAGATACTGCACCAGAAGTCAACTTCACATTTGAAGGAGAAATTGGAAAGAATCCAGATAAAGAAGATAACACATTTTATCAAAGACTCAAGTCCATGAAGGAACCATTTGAAGCACAAAATATTCCAG ACAGTTTTGGAAATGTATCTCCAGAAATGAAGCCAGTTCGACACTTAGCCTGGGTTGCCTGTGGTTATATAATATGGCAGAATTCTACCGAAAACACATggtataaaatggtaaaaattcaAACTGTCAAGCAAGTG cAAAGAAATGATGACTTCATTGAGTTAGACTACACCATTCTACTTCATGACATTGCATCTCAG GAGATGATTCCTTGGCAAATGCAAGTTCTCTGGCATCCACAATATGGTACCAAAGTCAAACATAATAGCCGTCTCCCAAAGGAAGCACAGCTGGAATAA